Proteins encoded within one genomic window of Candidatus Binatia bacterium:
- the rfbD gene encoding dTDP-4-dehydrorhamnose reductase has product MKRVLLIGGSGRLGTSIRRRWRDCEIVAPAHGELDLSDAGALAREVARIRADVLINCAAFHDVDRCETEPVPAFLTNAIAVAGAARVARDAGAAFVTVSTDYVFDGAADSPYTENDAPHPLSVYGTSKLAGEYLVESLGGRAFVVRTCGVYGPAESESRRPGLVERVLASGEGGPLRVVGDVYASPTFAGDLADALRRLIETSAYGLYHAVNAGPVSWYDFAAETARLARVDAAIEPIRARERTSAAPRPRFSALSSAKLAALGIPMPSWREGLAAYLGVSRTFG; this is encoded by the coding sequence GTGAAGCGCGTCCTGTTGATTGGCGGTTCCGGACGGCTCGGGACTTCCATTCGACGGCGCTGGCGCGACTGCGAGATCGTTGCACCCGCACACGGCGAGCTCGACCTGAGCGACGCCGGCGCGCTCGCCCGCGAAGTCGCCCGCATCCGGGCCGACGTCCTGATCAACTGCGCGGCGTTTCACGACGTGGACCGCTGCGAGACCGAGCCCGTGCCGGCGTTCTTGACCAACGCGATCGCGGTCGCCGGCGCGGCACGCGTTGCGCGCGATGCCGGCGCCGCGTTCGTGACGGTCAGTACGGACTACGTCTTCGACGGCGCGGCCGACTCGCCGTATACGGAAAACGACGCGCCGCATCCGCTTTCCGTCTACGGCACCTCGAAGCTCGCGGGCGAGTATCTCGTCGAGTCGCTCGGTGGGCGCGCGTTCGTCGTACGCACCTGCGGGGTGTACGGTCCGGCCGAGTCGGAGTCGCGCCGGCCTGGCCTGGTGGAGCGCGTGCTCGCGAGCGGCGAGGGCGGTCCGCTGCGGGTGGTCGGCGATGTGTACGCCTCGCCCACCTTCGCCGGCGATCTCGCCGACGCGCTGCGCCGCCTCATCGAGACCTCGGCTTACGGCCTCTACCACGCCGTCAACGCGGGTCCCGTGAGCTGGTACGACTTCGCCGCCGAAACGGCGCGGCTGGCGCGGGTCGACGCGGCGATCGAGCCTATCCGGGCGCGCGAGCGGACGTCCGCGGCGCCGCGCCCGCGCTTCTCGGCGCTCTCCAGCGCCAAACTCGCCGCATTGGGCATCCCCATGCCGTCGTGGCGCGAGGGCCTGGCCGCGTACTTGGGGGTTTCCCGGACCTTCGGATAA
- a CDS encoding lysine 5,6-aminomutase subunit alpha, which produces MELKIDRERVARCRELASAIVAPVEAFIAAHSTVSVERAVLRLLGVDGITPDEIPIPNAILDALAPDERRRGAALAFGKALAETGLEPPALGEALGLRRFALEQFAQTPEAAARGALRPHVEAALSRIDAQREERARRLARLPQLPPPLLYVIVASGNIYEDRSAGVAAAEAGAQVVAVIRSTGQSLLDFVPFGPTTEGFGGTYATQANFAIMRAALDEVGERLGRYVMLTNYASGLCMPEIAVMAALERLDMLLNDSMYGILFRDINMKRTFVDQHFSRMLNAYSGIIINTGEDNYLTTADAVDQAPAVLASQFINEEFAHRAGLPDDQIGLGDAYEINPDLEDSFLYQVAQAQLAREIFPHAALKYMPPTKHMTGDVFKGHLIDAMFNLTSVMTGQSIHLCGMLTEAIHTPFLGDRALSLENARYIMNTARHLGDEIVLRPGGTIERRAHDVLAACESLLRRVSEIGLMAAIASATFADVARSPDGGRGFEGVFARADDYFNPFDEALRFAIAS; this is translated from the coding sequence GTGGAACTCAAGATCGACCGGGAGCGCGTGGCACGCTGCCGCGAGCTCGCGTCGGCCATCGTCGCGCCGGTGGAGGCGTTCATCGCGGCCCATTCGACCGTGTCGGTCGAGCGCGCCGTGCTGCGCCTCTTAGGCGTGGACGGGATCACCCCCGACGAGATCCCGATCCCCAACGCCATCCTGGACGCACTGGCCCCGGACGAGCGGCGGCGCGGCGCGGCCCTCGCGTTCGGGAAAGCGCTGGCCGAAACGGGCCTCGAGCCCCCGGCCCTGGGCGAGGCGCTGGGCCTGCGCCGGTTCGCGCTCGAACAGTTCGCGCAGACGCCGGAAGCCGCGGCGCGCGGCGCGCTGCGTCCGCACGTCGAGGCGGCGCTGAGCCGGATTGACGCGCAGCGCGAAGAGCGCGCGCGCCGGCTCGCGCGACTGCCGCAGCTCCCGCCGCCGCTGCTCTACGTGATCGTCGCGAGCGGCAATATCTATGAGGACCGTAGCGCCGGCGTGGCCGCCGCCGAGGCCGGCGCGCAAGTCGTCGCCGTCATCCGCTCGACCGGGCAGTCGCTGCTCGACTTCGTGCCGTTCGGTCCCACGACCGAAGGCTTCGGCGGCACGTATGCGACCCAGGCGAACTTCGCGATCATGCGCGCGGCACTCGACGAGGTCGGCGAGCGATTGGGGCGTTACGTGATGCTGACCAACTATGCGAGCGGCCTGTGCATGCCGGAGATCGCGGTGATGGCGGCGCTCGAGCGGCTCGACATGCTGCTGAACGATTCGATGTATGGGATCCTCTTCCGCGACATCAACATGAAGCGCACCTTCGTCGATCAGCACTTCAGCCGAATGCTCAACGCGTATTCGGGGATCATCATCAACACCGGAGAGGACAACTACCTTACGACCGCCGACGCGGTGGATCAGGCGCCCGCGGTGCTCGCGTCGCAGTTCATCAACGAGGAGTTCGCCCATCGCGCCGGCCTGCCCGACGATCAGATCGGGCTCGGCGATGCCTACGAGATCAATCCGGATCTCGAAGACAGCTTCCTCTATCAGGTCGCTCAGGCTCAGCTTGCCCGCGAGATCTTCCCGCACGCGGCGCTCAAGTACATGCCGCCTACCAAGCACATGACGGGCGACGTCTTCAAGGGACACCTGATCGATGCGATGTTCAATCTCACCTCGGTGATGACTGGGCAGAGCATCCATCTCTGCGGAATGCTTACCGAGGCGATTCACACGCCGTTCTTGGGCGACCGCGCTCTCTCACTCGAAAACGCCCGCTATATCATGAACACCGCGCGTCACCTTGGCGATGAGATCGTGCTGCGGCCGGGCGGAACGATCGAGCGGCGCGCGCACGACGTGCTCGCCGCCTGCGAGTCGCTGCTGCGGCGCGTGTCCGAGATCGGGCTGATGGCCGCGATCGCTTCCGCGACGTTCGCCGACGTTGCGCGTTCGCCGGACGGCGGCCGCGGGTTCGAGGGCGTGTTCGCGCGCGCCGACGACTACTTCAACCCATTCGACGAAGCCCTGAGATTTGCGATCGCCTCATGA
- a CDS encoding OAM dimerization domain-containing protein, with protein MSRIVKPYGDTQDDGKVQLSFTLPVEWSEAADEAARQLAGKMGFTDAQVVDGRPIATGFSFFVVYASTREGVDVDAVVAPSARRHEMSMDEIDAFVAERIGRKLRVAGACIGSDAHTVGIDAILNMKGYKGDYGLERYRMFEAFNLGSQVAPEELVRYAKEHRIDALLASQVVTQKGSDIKNFTQLGELLEAEGLRDHVVLICGGPRVTNRLASELGYDAGFGRGTLPSAVAAFIAVTLAERLRRPVASR; from the coding sequence ATGAGTAGGATCGTGAAGCCGTACGGCGATACGCAAGACGACGGAAAGGTTCAGCTGTCGTTCACGCTCCCGGTGGAGTGGAGCGAAGCGGCCGACGAGGCAGCGCGTCAGCTCGCCGGCAAGATGGGCTTCACCGACGCGCAGGTCGTGGACGGCCGTCCGATCGCGACGGGCTTTTCCTTCTTCGTCGTGTACGCCAGCACGCGCGAGGGCGTGGACGTCGACGCCGTTGTGGCGCCGTCCGCGCGCAGGCACGAGATGTCGATGGACGAGATCGACGCGTTCGTCGCCGAACGCATCGGGCGGAAGCTCCGCGTCGCCGGCGCATGCATCGGATCGGACGCACACACGGTCGGCATCGACGCGATCCTCAACATGAAGGGGTACAAGGGAGACTACGGCCTCGAACGCTATCGCATGTTCGAGGCGTTCAACCTCGGCAGCCAGGTCGCACCCGAGGAGCTCGTGCGCTATGCGAAGGAGCACCGCATCGATGCGCTGCTCGCTTCGCAAGTCGTCACGCAGAAGGGCAGCGACATCAAGAACTTCACGCAGCTCGGCGAGCTGCTCGAGGCCGAGGGGCTCCGCGACCACGTGGTCTTGATCTGCGGCGGCCCGCGCGTTACCAATCGCTTGGCGAGCGAGCTCGGCTACGATGCGGGCTTCGGACGCGGCACCCTTCCGAGCGCCGTCGCCGCCTTCATCGCGGTTACGCTGGCCGAGCGCCTGCGCCGGCCCGTAGCATCGAGATAA